The following DNA comes from Poecile atricapillus isolate bPoeAtr1 chromosome 30, bPoeAtr1.hap1, whole genome shotgun sequence.
atatttgggaatttttgggaatattctggGAATTCTTAACCatttctaggggaaaaaaacccaaaacaatgaATTCTTTTGGggtcagggattttggggttggggattttggggtcggggattttggggattttggggtccgggattttggggtgggggattttggggtgggggattttggggattttggggtccgggattttggggtgcaggattttggggtcggggattttggggtcagggattttggggtcggggattttggggattttggggtcggggattttggggtcagggattttggggattttggggtcggggattttggggtcagggattttggggtgggggattttggggtcagggattttggggtcagggattttggggtgggggattttggggtcagggattttggggtcagggattttggggtgggggattttggggattttggggtcagggattttggggtcagggattttggggtccgggattttggggattttggggtccgggattttggggtcagggattttggggtccgggattttggggtgggggattttggggtgggggattttggggtcagggattttggggtcagggattttggggtgggggattttggggattttggggtcagggattttggggtcagggattttggggtgggggattttggggtccgggattttggggtgggggattttggggtgggggattttggggtgggggattttggggattttggggtcagggattttggggtcggggattttggggtgggggattttggggtcagggattttggggtcagggattttggggtcagggattttggggtgggggattttggggattttggggtccgggattttggggtcggggattttggggattttggggtcggggattttggggtcagggattttggggattttggggtcggggattttggggtcagggattttggggtgggggattttggggtcagggattttggggtgggggattTTGGCGTGGGGGTGACGCCCCCCGggtctcccctcccccccagttTCTGGCCCTGCTGGTTCTCGGcatgggaatttcaggaattttgggaattttgggaattccggtGGAGCTGCCCGGTGAGTCCAGGCACAGAGCCCGAGCCCAGACGGGCCCAGAATggcccagttccctcccagtatatcccagtatatcccagtctatcccagtatatcccagtcccctcccagtccatcccagtatatcccagtgcCTTCCCAGTCTATCCCAGCATATCCTAGTACCTTCCCAGTCTaccccaatcccctcccagtcccctccagTCCCCTCCAGTCCATCCCAGAATATCCCAGTTCTGAGTCCAtcccaatcccttcccagtatATTCCAGTAccttcccagtccatcccaatcccctcccagtccatcccagtttatcccagtccatCCTACTCTCGttccagttccctcccagtccatcccagtcccctcccagtccatcccagtccatcctaCTCTCGttccagttccctcccagtccatcccagtcccctcccagtccatcccagtccatcctaCTCTCGttccagttccctcccagtccatcccagtcccctcccagtccatcccagtccatcctaCTCTCGttccagttccctcccagtccatcccagtgcctcccagtgcctcccagtccatcccagtccaccccagtccatcccagtcccctcccagtccaccccagtccatcccagtcccctcccagtccaccccagtccatcccagcccaccccagtcccctcccagtccatcccagtcccctcccagtttatcccagtccatcccactCTCGctccagttccctcccagtcccctcccagtccatcccgCTCccctcccagtctgtcccagtccatctgaatcccctcccagtccaccccagtccatcccagtctccTCCCAATCCTCTCCCACTCCATCCCAGTCCACCCCACTCTTTTTCCAGTTCCcacccagtccatcccagtccaccccggttccctcccagtccatcccagtcccctcccagtccatcccagtcccctcccagtccatcccagtccatcccagtcccctcccaatcccctcccagtttatcccagtccatcccagtccatcccactCTCGTTCCAGTTCCCACCCCGTCCCTTCCCCCCGAGCCGTGCTCCAGGGCCGGtgactcctggctctgctggctcccTTTCCGCGGCCACATCCCGGCGCACGCTGTGTCCAGCTGGAGCCGGCGCTCCGGCCGCCCGCAGTTCGTCTGCTCCACTCGGCTCCGCGGCTGCGACCTGGGCGCCTTCGACCCCGAGCGCGGCCCCTTCTGCTCCTTCCCCTGGGCCgaggaggagctgaggagcCCCGAGTTCCAGCTCCTCATCAACCCCGGCGGCTTCGAGGCGCTGGACTGGGTGAACACCTCCTTCGGCAGCACGCCCGAGGGGGCGGTGGAGGGATGTCCCCTCACCGACATCTTCGTCGGCCGCAGCCCGGACGGGCTGGGCAAAGTGTCCAAGGAGCAGCAGGCGCTGTTCGTGGCCGTGGAGGGCGAGGAGATCTGGTACAAATGGTACCAAACCCTGGTGGTCCGGCAAGGCCCGGCCGACGTCTCCATCGCCAACGTGTCCTACAACGGCAGCGCGGCGCTGGAGAGCGCCGAGCCCGTGGCGCTGGCCGAGGTGCTGGCGAGGAACGACGGCTGCCAGGTGGCCCCGAGATCCATCACCTTGGAGGAGGCCACGGAGgtggagcggggctggagcgcCGAGCTGCCGGCGCTGGCGGCTTCGCGCGGGGTGCTGCGGGCGGCTCCGCTGCTTTTCGCGGAATCGGGaggttgggatttggggaacgTCACCTCCGTGCCGTGGGCGGGCGGCGCCAGCGCCACCGAGTTCGTGTGGCGCGTCCACCGGCTCCACGAGGAGATCCCGGCGCGCTCCGAGTGCGCCGCGGTTCTCCGCGGGGTCCGGCGCCAGATCCGCGTCCCCTTCTCGGCCTGGCTGACCAGGGAATTCCGCTCCGGCCGCCAGCACCGCGTGGTCATCGCGGGCTGGGCGCAGAGCCGGGCGGTCACCGGCGTCCACGCCAGCCTGGAGCGCTGCCGCCAGCTCACCGAGCTTCCGCCGTGCCCCAATTAAGGCAATTCCTGGAattcagcttttcctgctggtttttcctcccccccccccccaaaaaaaaaccctccaaaaatcCAAACTCTTGGCTTTGCTGCGGTTTTCCCGTATTTTCAGCTCTTATGGCATAAACTTCACCCCAAAATGCGGGGAAATGTGGTTTTCTGgctgtgtttcctttttttcctccccaaaaatccaacgCCACCGCGAAACTCAGGAAAACCCTTGGgtcctggggattttttatCCTAGTGTTTTTCGGTTTCGCGGTGTAACCTCCATCCCTGTCTGGAACAACGCTGGGAAATCTGGTGGAATTCCCTGTTTTCTCCCAAAACCCCCTCCAGGCTcctgaaatccaggaaaatcgCTCcatttgttggtttggttttttttttttcccaacccTTTTCATTTGCATGGCAGAACCTTCACCCCTCTCTGAAACGGCAAAAAACTCCCGGTCTTTTCCACTtaaatttcccttttctccccccaaaaaacctccaagtTTTTTCCTCCACTGAAAAAATCGCTGGGTTTGGTTTGTCTCCcgtttttctggttttttgtggCAGAACCTTCATCCCTGCCCCAAAACCGTGGAGCGTCTATGCAGGAAAATGCGGCGTTTTCCACCTGAATTTTCCGgtttttccaccaaaaaaaagggattttggaAGCAAAGAGATAAGGAAAGATGGgggaaaaagccaaaataaaggATGCAAAGGGatctctgggggaaaaaaatcccgaaattcAATGAAGGAACCCCATTCCAAGACGTGGGGGGAATGTCCAGGATTTTAGGGGGTCTGGGATTGGAGTCTCTGGGACAATCCAGGTTTGGGAGGGAGGGATTGGGTGTCCTGGAATTCTGA
Coding sequences within:
- the LOC131589896 gene encoding natterin-4-like, with the translated sequence MAPLQFLALLVLGMGISGILGILGIPVELPVPTPSLPPEPCSRAGDSWLCWLPFRGHIPAHAVSSWSRRSGRPQFVCSTRLRGCDLGAFDPERGPFCSFPWAEEELRSPEFQLLINPGGFEALDWVNTSFGSTPEGAVEGCPLTDIFVGRSPDGLGKVSKEQQALFVAVEGEEIWYKWYQTLVVRQGPADVSIANVSYNGSAALESAEPVALAEVLARNDGCQVAPRSITLEEATEVERGWSAELPALAASRGVLRAAPLLFAESGGWDLGNVTSVPWAGGASATEFVWRVHRLHEEIPARSECAAVLRGVRRQIRVPFSAWLTREFRSGRQHRVVIAGWAQSRAVTGVHASLERCRQLTELPPCPN